A portion of the Natrinema salaciae genome contains these proteins:
- a CDS encoding endonuclease/exonuclease/phosphatase family protein: MTNDTHPPAVRRRTAIKAGAAGIGGVVLGASGLPVAGRAAPESYRFLWVNSWLTDGIEGVLGSSLNVAAKPQYQERAVELGRRLGEGGYDIVGLCEVFNDEQDSVETEYVDVVGSGEAIPGPEPDGGEKGAGLLDLVSNVEVTDQATIEYEAEPDGNLTYVDAHVGKGANYAELDLGPGAVDLFTTHLVTGSLLPWADGGDEDIPALRGQQLNELGEFVDEQSSPENVTVVAGDFNIAPDGEAADDLEAFAADAGLNDAWLDHGSGPGGTNDGAIIDGCAFDPNDAPPAYCPIDDAGKRIDYVFLEAPTADHAMELNVEAMDRRVFWRERASPDQFYADDAEEVPNYVTDHVGLELSLTATSA, from the coding sequence ATGACCAATGACACGCATCCTCCGGCCGTTCGACGGCGAACAGCGATAAAAGCCGGCGCGGCCGGAATCGGCGGCGTCGTACTCGGCGCGTCGGGGCTTCCGGTCGCCGGTCGAGCGGCCCCCGAGTCGTATCGATTCCTGTGGGTAAACTCGTGGCTCACAGACGGCATCGAAGGCGTTCTCGGCTCTTCGCTCAACGTTGCGGCGAAACCGCAGTATCAAGAACGCGCGGTCGAACTCGGCCGACGGCTTGGCGAGGGAGGGTACGACATCGTCGGCCTCTGTGAAGTGTTCAACGACGAGCAGGACAGCGTCGAGACCGAGTACGTCGACGTCGTCGGGTCCGGAGAAGCGATTCCGGGACCTGAGCCCGACGGCGGCGAAAAGGGCGCGGGGTTGCTCGATCTAGTTTCGAACGTCGAGGTCACCGATCAAGCGACGATCGAGTACGAGGCGGAGCCGGATGGTAATCTGACCTACGTCGACGCACACGTCGGCAAGGGCGCCAACTACGCCGAACTAGATCTCGGCCCCGGAGCGGTGGATCTGTTCACGACGCATCTAGTGACCGGATCGCTCCTTCCGTGGGCCGACGGCGGCGACGAGGACATCCCGGCGCTCCGCGGCCAGCAGCTCAACGAACTAGGGGAGTTCGTCGACGAACAGAGCAGTCCGGAAAACGTGACCGTCGTCGCTGGCGATTTCAACATCGCGCCGGACGGCGAGGCGGCCGACGACCTCGAGGCGTTCGCGGCCGACGCCGGCCTGAACGACGCGTGGCTCGACCACGGGAGCGGCCCGGGCGGCACGAATGACGGCGCGATTATCGACGGCTGTGCGTTCGATCCGAACGATGCACCGCCGGCGTACTGCCCGATCGACGACGCAGGCAAGCGAATCGACTACGTCTTCCTCGAGGCGCCCACGGCCGACCACGCGATGGAACTGAACGTCGAAGCCATGGATCGTCGCGTATTCTGGCGTGAACGCGCGTCGCCGGACCAGTTCTACGCCGACGACGCCGAAGAAGTTCCGAACTACGTTACCGACCACGTTGGCCTGGAACTGTCGCTGACTGCGACGAGCGCGTGA
- a CDS encoding ABC transporter ATP-binding protein — MSPVDALAIETDGLTKRYGETTAVSDLTMDVERGTVYGFLGPNGAGKTTTMRMLTTLTKPTAGTARVAGHSIQDRESVTPHIGYLPEEPPVYDELTGREQLEYAAGLRDMPEEAASERIESLLERFDLLEDANKRIEDYSKGMRQKVGVIQAVLHEPAVAFLDEPTSGLDPRAARTMRDTIAELADREMTIFLSTHILPVVDELADEIGVLHDGELVAEGDPETLKSRAETGDARSLEDAFLEITREPGEEGLAAGRAAE; from the coding sequence ATGAGCCCTGTCGACGCCCTCGCCATCGAAACCGACGGACTGACGAAGCGATACGGCGAGACGACCGCCGTCTCCGATCTGACGATGGATGTCGAGCGCGGCACGGTCTACGGCTTCCTCGGCCCGAACGGCGCGGGGAAGACGACCACGATGCGGATGCTGACGACGCTCACGAAACCGACCGCCGGGACGGCCCGCGTCGCCGGTCACTCCATCCAGGATCGGGAGTCGGTCACCCCGCACATCGGCTACCTGCCCGAGGAGCCGCCGGTCTACGACGAACTTACCGGTCGTGAACAGCTCGAGTACGCGGCCGGCCTCCGCGACATGCCCGAGGAGGCGGCGAGCGAGCGCATCGAGTCGCTGCTCGAGCGGTTCGACCTCCTCGAGGACGCCAACAAGCGTATCGAGGACTACTCGAAAGGGATGCGACAGAAGGTCGGCGTCATTCAGGCGGTGTTGCACGAACCGGCCGTCGCCTTCCTCGACGAGCCGACGAGCGGGCTCGACCCCCGCGCCGCGCGGACGATGCGGGACACCATCGCGGAACTGGCCGACCGCGAGATGACGATCTTCCTCTCGACGCACATCCTCCCCGTCGTCGACGAACTGGCCGACGAGATCGGCGTCCTCCACGACGGAGAACTCGTCGCCGAAGGCGACCCCGAGACGCTCAAGTCCCGCGCCGAGACCGGCGATGCCCGCAGTCTGGAGGACGCCTTCCTCGAGATCACCCGCGAGCCTGGCGAGGAGGGGCTGGCGGCGGGGCGGGCTGCCGAGTAA